A window from Desulfurispora thermophila DSM 16022 encodes these proteins:
- a CDS encoding L7Ae/L30e/S12e/Gadd45 family ribosomal protein, with amino-acid sequence MNKNMLGLLGLARRAGHLVSGDSCVRQALGKKQVRLLVVAADAAPRTKKIYRQLAQQMQIPLLELAAREELGALLGMTPRAVIAVKCEKLAGRLLEYYQAERSDQPED; translated from the coding sequence ATGAATAAGAATATGCTGGGTTTGCTGGGGCTGGCCCGGCGAGCGGGCCATCTGGTGAGCGGCGATTCCTGTGTCCGGCAGGCGCTCGGGAAAAAGCAGGTTCGTTTGCTGGTGGTAGCGGCCGATGCGGCACCGCGGACCAAGAAAATATACCGGCAGCTGGCGCAGCAGATGCAGATTCCCCTGCTGGAATTAGCGGCGCGGGAGGAACTGGGCGCGTTGCTGGGTATGACGCCACGGGCGGTAATTGCTGTTAAATGTGAAAAACTGGCCGGCAGGCTGCTGGAGTACTACCAGGCAGAAAGAAGCGACCAGCCGGAGGATTGA
- the rnpM gene encoding RNase P modulator RnpM, with product MPRVKKIPQRMCVGCQEMKNKKELIRVVRTPEGRVEIDPTGKRSGRGAYVCPNRECLQKAIKARRLEKSLRHSIDPELTARLMQEIGTNE from the coding sequence ATGCCCCGGGTGAAGAAGATTCCCCAGCGGATGTGTGTGGGCTGTCAGGAAATGAAAAATAAAAAAGAGCTCATCCGGGTTGTCCGCACGCCGGAAGGCCGGGTGGAGATAGACCCGACCGGTAAGCGCTCCGGCAGGGGGGCATATGTTTGTCCCAACAGGGAATGCCTGCAAAAAGCAATTAAAGCCCGCCGCCTGGAAAAATCGCTCCGGCACAGCATTGATCCCGAGCTAACAGCCAGGCTGATGCAGGAGATAGGAACAAATGAATAA
- the rbfA gene encoding 30S ribosome-binding factor RbfA: MSHRPGRLAEAIKQEVAQMIREELKDPRLGFATVTRVEVSQDLRYAKIFISVLGDEEQQSSSIKALERAAGFVRSELGRRIRLRYTPEIVFKLDQSIAQGSRVLQLLNKVMDGSESDDQS; the protein is encoded by the coding sequence ATGTCCCACCGGCCGGGCAGGTTGGCTGAAGCAATCAAGCAAGAAGTAGCACAGATGATCCGGGAAGAATTGAAAGATCCGCGCCTGGGTTTTGCTACCGTCACCCGGGTGGAGGTGAGCCAGGATCTGCGGTACGCCAAAATATTTATCAGCGTGCTGGGTGATGAAGAACAGCAGTCGTCCTCCATCAAAGCCCTGGAGCGGGCGGCCGGCTTTGTCAGAAGTGAGCTGGGCCGGCGGATCAGGCTGCGCTACACACCGGAGATTGTCTTCAAGTTGGACCAGTCCATTGCGCAGGGCAGCCGGGTACTGCAACTGCTGAACAAGGTGATGGATGGGAGCGAAAGCGATGACCAGTCTTGA
- the rimP gene encoding ribosome maturation factor RimP gives MSKNRVADLVGELAAGPAAQLGLEVVDVEFVKEGAHWFLRIFIDKPGGVTLDDCQAFSRLIDPMLDEADPVPHAYHLQVSSPGLDRPLKKEADFHRFAGRMVKISTFGQLAGSKKFTGRLLGMDGQDVLLETEGGVVRLPWQQIASTRLVPEF, from the coding sequence ATGTCGAAAAACAGGGTCGCCGATCTGGTCGGGGAACTGGCCGCGGGGCCGGCAGCACAACTGGGGTTGGAGGTGGTGGATGTCGAGTTTGTAAAGGAAGGGGCGCACTGGTTTTTGCGCATCTTTATTGATAAGCCCGGGGGGGTAACCCTGGACGATTGTCAGGCGTTTTCCCGTTTAATAGACCCCATGCTGGATGAGGCCGATCCGGTGCCCCACGCTTACCACCTGCAGGTTTCTTCGCCCGGATTGGACCGGCCCTTGAAGAAAGAAGCCGATTTTCACCGTTTTGCCGGGCGAATGGTGAAAATTAGCACCTTTGGGCAACTGGCGGGTAGCAAAAAATTCACCGGTCGTCTATTGGGGATGGATGGGCAGGATGTGTTGCTGGAAACCGAGGGCGGGGTAGTAAGGCTACCCTGGCAGCAGATTGCCTCCACCCGGCTGGTACCAGAATTCTAA
- the infB gene encoding translation initiation factor IF-2, with amino-acid sequence MVKKRVFELARELNVENKAIMNKLKQLGREVKSHMSTLEDNEVELLMKEFSMRPADAGQKNVVEKSGPAAAEKEASGPVERPEPAKKTSAAVAPPARPPATGGGGGRRHDRGPGLVDRVPARPPDRRFDEREKNKKPPQPVDRQVAGQRKEQTGQPGQAAQNRQQAQPGQTGQGQPVRQGQGQPGRQGQVQVSGQGQPAGQGQRRDRGPGGKPRRPEGQRPAQGDKPNRPPQQQQRDRGPRPAEKTAGDGTAVSAAARAARNELKVPKVPEQVKALDKAKAAEKSRGRAQQNQPKAQPAKGRDRLLDAEENELEKKLRARQAGRKKQQKQEETKPAVVEKKPLVIGETVTVQELAEKMKKSAAELIKRLMMLGVLATINQEIDADTATILANEMGYEVEVKVQLDAEALLEQEVVDDPASLKPRPCVVTVMGHVDHGKTSLLDAIRQTNVIATEAGGITQHIGAYQVEHNGKKITFLDTPGHEAFTAMRARGAKVTDIAILVVAADDGVMPQTVEAINHAKAAEVPIIVAINKMDKPDAQPDRVKQQLTEHGLVSEEWGGDTICVPVSAKSKQGIDELLEMILLVAEMGELKANPDRPARGTVIEAKLDKGRGPVATVLVQNGTLQVGDNIVAGSAYGKVRAMLDDKGRRVKKAPPSMPVEVLGFHEVPQAGDAFYVTPDEKTARQVAEKRQLRKRQEELKQTSRVSLDDLFKHIKEGQVKELNLIVKADVQGSVEALRQALERLSNEEVKVKIIHGGVGAINESDIMLASASNAIIIGFNVRPDVNARRAAETEKIDIRLYRVIYDAIEDVKAAMSGLLEPEYREVALGRVEVRKVYKVSKVGTIAGCYVLEGKVVRDASVRLVRDGVVIYEGQLASLKRFKDDVREVVQGYECGIMLDNWNDIQENDIIEAYTMEAVKRELA; translated from the coding sequence ATGGTCAAAAAGAGGGTTTTTGAACTGGCCAGGGAGTTGAATGTGGAAAATAAAGCGATTATGAATAAACTCAAGCAGCTGGGCCGGGAAGTGAAATCACACATGAGCACTCTGGAAGACAACGAGGTCGAACTGTTGATGAAGGAATTCAGTATGCGCCCGGCTGATGCCGGGCAGAAAAATGTGGTAGAAAAAAGCGGGCCGGCTGCAGCGGAAAAAGAAGCATCCGGCCCGGTGGAAAGACCCGAGCCGGCTAAAAAAACATCTGCCGCTGTTGCACCGCCAGCCAGGCCACCGGCAACCGGCGGAGGAGGCGGCCGGCGTCACGACCGCGGCCCGGGACTGGTGGACAGGGTTCCTGCCCGGCCCCCCGACCGGCGTTTTGACGAGCGGGAAAAGAATAAAAAGCCGCCCCAACCTGTGGATAGACAGGTGGCGGGGCAGAGAAAAGAACAAACCGGCCAGCCGGGTCAGGCGGCCCAGAACAGGCAGCAGGCTCAGCCCGGTCAGACCGGGCAGGGTCAGCCGGTCCGGCAGGGGCAGGGCCAACCGGGTCGTCAGGGGCAGGTTCAGGTAAGCGGCCAGGGCCAACCGGCCGGGCAGGGACAGCGGCGTGACCGTGGTCCTGGCGGCAAGCCCAGAAGACCGGAAGGGCAGCGTCCGGCCCAGGGAGATAAACCCAATCGCCCGCCCCAGCAACAGCAGCGGGACAGGGGGCCCAGGCCGGCAGAGAAGACGGCCGGAGATGGTACGGCGGTATCTGCAGCTGCCCGGGCTGCCCGTAATGAGCTTAAAGTGCCCAAAGTGCCGGAGCAGGTGAAGGCCCTGGATAAAGCTAAAGCGGCGGAGAAAAGCCGGGGCAGGGCCCAGCAGAACCAGCCCAAGGCTCAGCCGGCCAAGGGGCGGGATCGCCTGCTGGACGCAGAAGAAAACGAACTGGAAAAGAAACTGCGGGCCAGACAGGCGGGCCGGAAAAAACAGCAAAAACAGGAAGAAACAAAACCTGCTGTTGTGGAGAAAAAGCCGCTGGTGATTGGTGAAACGGTTACAGTGCAGGAACTGGCGGAAAAAATGAAGAAAAGCGCTGCCGAATTGATCAAGCGCCTGATGATGCTGGGCGTGCTGGCCACCATCAACCAGGAGATTGATGCGGATACCGCCACCATTTTGGCCAATGAGATGGGCTATGAAGTGGAAGTAAAGGTGCAGCTGGATGCGGAAGCCCTGCTGGAGCAGGAAGTGGTTGACGACCCTGCCTCTTTGAAACCGCGCCCCTGTGTGGTGACCGTGATGGGCCATGTGGACCACGGCAAAACCTCGCTTCTGGATGCCATCCGCCAGACCAATGTGATCGCCACCGAGGCCGGGGGTATCACCCAGCACATCGGGGCTTACCAGGTGGAGCACAACGGGAAAAAGATCACCTTTTTGGACACACCGGGCCATGAAGCCTTTACGGCCATGCGGGCGCGGGGGGCCAAAGTTACCGACATCGCTATTCTGGTTGTGGCAGCGGACGACGGCGTGATGCCCCAGACCGTGGAGGCCATCAACCACGCCAAGGCGGCCGAAGTACCTATCATAGTGGCTATTAACAAGATGGATAAGCCCGACGCCCAGCCCGACCGGGTGAAACAACAGCTTACCGAGCATGGTCTGGTCAGTGAAGAGTGGGGTGGCGACACCATTTGTGTGCCGGTGAGCGCCAAATCCAAACAGGGAATTGATGAATTGCTGGAGATGATCCTGCTGGTGGCCGAAATGGGCGAACTGAAGGCCAACCCCGACCGGCCGGCCCGCGGTACGGTGATTGAAGCCAAGCTGGATAAAGGGCGCGGTCCGGTAGCTACCGTGCTGGTGCAGAATGGAACCTTGCAGGTGGGGGATAATATTGTCGCCGGTTCGGCTTACGGTAAGGTGCGGGCCATGCTGGACGACAAAGGCCGCCGGGTGAAAAAGGCACCACCTTCCATGCCGGTGGAAGTGCTGGGCTTTCATGAGGTGCCCCAGGCTGGCGATGCTTTTTACGTCACCCCGGACGAAAAGACGGCCCGCCAGGTGGCCGAGAAACGTCAGCTGCGCAAGCGCCAGGAAGAACTTAAGCAGACCTCCCGCGTTTCGCTGGATGACTTGTTCAAGCACATCAAGGAAGGCCAGGTTAAAGAGCTCAACTTGATTGTCAAGGCCGACGTGCAGGGTTCGGTAGAGGCGCTGCGCCAGGCGCTGGAGCGCTTGTCCAATGAAGAAGTCAAGGTTAAGATTATCCATGGCGGGGTAGGAGCCATCAACGAGAGCGATATCATGCTGGCCTCGGCGTCCAACGCCATTATCATTGGCTTTAACGTGCGTCCCGATGTCAATGCCCGCCGGGCGGCCGAGACCGAAAAAATTGATATCCGCCTCTATCGCGTTATCTACGATGCCATTGAAGATGTCAAAGCGGCCATGAGCGGCCTCCTGGAGCCCGAATATCGCGAAGTGGCGTTGGGACGCGTAGAAGTGCGCAAGGTCTACAAGGTTTCCAAAGTCGGCACCATTGCCGGTTGCTATGTGCTGGAGGGCAAAGTGGTGCGGGATGCCAGCGTGCGCCTGGTGCGGGACGGTGTGGTCATCTATGAGGGGCAGCTGGCCTCGCTTAAACGCTTTAAAGACGATGTGCGCGAAGTGGTGCAGGGTTATGAATGCGGCATCATGCTGGATAACTGGAACGACATTCAGGAGAACGACATTATAGAAGCTTACACTATGGAAGCGGTGAAACGCGAGCTGGCATAG
- a CDS encoding MgtC/SapB family protein has protein sequence MLSQWDIIIRLVLAVVLGGMIGLERERLHVGFRTYSAGFRTHILVCLGAALAMVVSVQIHYEFRGDAARIAAQVVSGIGFLGAGAILREGFVVRGLTTAASLWVAASIGLAVGGGYYLAATLGTLLVLFALVILGTIEDYVRGKRHQGRLRVMLENDPAAVQRVGELLEAMGATVRHLEIQRVSADYQMLVLALRLPAGINRIELLNRLAGLEGVCRVEHLND, from the coding sequence TTGCTCAGTCAGTGGGATATTATCATCCGTCTGGTGCTGGCGGTTGTCCTGGGCGGGATGATCGGTCTGGAACGGGAACGCCTGCATGTGGGTTTCCGCACCTATTCGGCGGGCTTTCGCACCCATATTCTGGTTTGCCTGGGGGCGGCTCTGGCCATGGTGGTCTCGGTACAAATCCATTATGAGTTCCGCGGCGACGCGGCGCGCATTGCCGCCCAGGTAGTGAGCGGTATCGGTTTTCTGGGGGCGGGGGCCATCCTGCGGGAAGGCTTTGTGGTGCGCGGTTTGACTACTGCGGCCAGCCTCTGGGTGGCGGCCAGTATCGGCCTGGCGGTAGGTGGCGGCTATTACCTGGCTGCCACTTTGGGTACGCTTTTGGTGTTGTTTGCTCTGGTCATTCTGGGTACTATTGAGGACTATGTGCGCGGCAAGCGCCACCAGGGCAGATTGCGGGTGATGCTGGAAAACGATCCGGCTGCCGTGCAGAGGGTGGGTGAGTTGTTGGAGGCAATGGGTGCAACAGTCCGCCATCTGGAAATTCAGCGCGTCAGCGCGGATTATCAGATGCTGGTACTGGCCCTGCGCCTGCCCGCCGGTATAAATAGAATCGAATTGCTTAACCGCCTGGCCGGTCTGGAGGGCGTTTGTCGGGTGGAGCACCTCAATGATTAG
- the nusA gene encoding transcription termination factor NusA: MNSEFLEALSDLEKEKGISKDILLEAIEQALLSAYKRNYGTAQARVHIDRLTGVFKVYAVRNVVEEVTDPRQEISLAEARAIDPRYDIGDMVEFEVTPRDFGRIAAQTAKQVVVQRIREAERNIIYEEYASREGDIIYGMIQRVEQKNVYIELGKTEAILSQNEQMPGEVYKPGQKIRAYIVEVRKTTKGPQILVSRTHPGLLKRLLEMEVPELQSGEVELVSIAREAGYRSKIAVYSRDPNIDPVGACVGPRGVRVQNIVQELNGEKIDIIKWDPDSSKFIAAALSPAKVVAVEVWEEEKIARVIVPDYQLSLAIGKEGQNARLAAKLTGWKIDIKSESQMEQIYKEEGYGDYYEQDYAE, translated from the coding sequence ATGAATAGTGAGTTTTTGGAAGCGCTGAGTGATCTGGAAAAGGAAAAAGGTATCTCCAAGGATATTTTGCTGGAGGCCATTGAACAGGCCCTGCTTTCAGCTTACAAACGCAACTACGGCACTGCGCAGGCCCGGGTGCATATTGATCGCCTGACGGGTGTATTTAAAGTATATGCTGTGCGCAATGTGGTGGAAGAGGTTACCGACCCCCGGCAGGAGATCTCCCTGGCGGAGGCCCGGGCCATTGACCCGCGTTATGATATTGGCGATATGGTGGAGTTTGAGGTTACACCGCGGGATTTTGGCCGCATCGCCGCTCAGACGGCCAAACAGGTGGTGGTGCAGCGCATTCGGGAAGCCGAACGCAACATTATTTACGAGGAATATGCCAGCCGGGAAGGCGACATCATTTACGGCATGATCCAGCGGGTGGAGCAAAAGAACGTTTATATCGAGCTGGGTAAGACCGAGGCCATTTTATCCCAGAACGAACAGATGCCCGGCGAGGTTTACAAACCGGGCCAGAAGATCCGGGCATATATAGTGGAGGTAAGAAAAACCACCAAGGGGCCGCAAATCCTGGTGTCGCGCACCCATCCCGGTTTGCTCAAGCGCCTTCTGGAGATGGAAGTGCCGGAACTGCAGAGCGGAGAAGTGGAACTGGTGTCCATTGCCCGGGAGGCCGGGTATCGCTCCAAGATTGCCGTTTATTCCCGCGATCCCAATATAGACCCGGTGGGGGCGTGTGTGGGGCCCCGGGGGGTGCGGGTGCAAAACATTGTGCAGGAACTGAACGGGGAAAAGATTGATATCATCAAGTGGGACCCCGACTCCTCCAAGTTCATTGCCGCCGCATTGAGTCCGGCCAAGGTGGTGGCGGTGGAGGTCTGGGAGGAAGAAAAAATCGCCCGGGTAATTGTGCCCGATTATCAGCTCTCCCTGGCCATTGGTAAGGAAGGGCAAAATGCCCGGCTGGCAGCTAAACTGACTGGCTGGAAAATTGATATCAAGAGCGAGTCGCAAATGGAGCAAATCTACAAAGAAGAGGGATACGGAGACTATTACGAGCAGGACTATGCCGAATAG
- a CDS encoding MGDG synthase family glycosyltransferase, with protein MAYAAITNMAPDTIVILSVSAGTGHMQAARAVELAVREKLPATRVVTLDTFKYTTPLLEKLILGTYMEMLKVTPQLYGYLYQQAERGRLLAGAAKQEFNRLLNRFTAGKLISLIESLKPGIILCTHPFPLGVMDSLRAAGKLSDCLLAGVITDYTVHAYWVFEHVDMYIVGAPELVEEFAAFGIDSRVVQPVGIPVLPAFAHLPDKLAARAALGLSTGLPVMLLMGGGLGMGALSEVATLLGNADLPCQIVCIAGRNVALEEKISHLAAGFRQPTRVVGYTDQVPLFMAASDILISKAGGLTCAEALASGLPMVVVSPLPGQEERNVQFLATVGAAVHIKKLSHLLPVLQDIFRVPDRLARMADVARRYGRPRAAYDGVECLLKGYAARKSIVR; from the coding sequence GTGGCTTATGCAGCTATAACAAATATGGCGCCGGACACAATAGTCATCCTTTCGGTGAGCGCCGGTACCGGCCACATGCAGGCGGCGCGGGCGGTAGAACTGGCCGTGCGGGAGAAGTTGCCCGCCACCCGGGTGGTGACCCTGGACACATTCAAGTACACCACCCCCCTGCTGGAGAAGTTGATCCTGGGCACCTACATGGAAATGCTCAAGGTGACACCGCAGCTATACGGTTATCTCTACCAGCAAGCAGAGCGGGGTCGGTTGCTGGCCGGAGCGGCCAAGCAGGAATTCAACCGTTTGTTAAACAGGTTTACGGCCGGCAAGCTGATCAGTTTGATTGAGAGTTTAAAGCCCGGCATCATCCTGTGCACACATCCGTTTCCCCTGGGTGTTATGGATTCTTTGCGGGCGGCCGGTAAGCTCTCTGATTGTTTGCTGGCCGGGGTCATTACTGACTATACGGTACACGCTTACTGGGTTTTTGAGCACGTGGACATGTACATTGTGGGGGCGCCCGAGTTGGTGGAGGAGTTCGCCGCTTTCGGTATTGACAGCCGGGTGGTACAACCGGTAGGCATTCCTGTACTGCCGGCATTTGCCCATTTGCCGGACAAATTGGCAGCCAGGGCGGCACTGGGGTTAAGTACCGGGTTGCCGGTTATGCTGCTCATGGGTGGTGGCCTGGGTATGGGTGCTTTGAGCGAAGTGGCCACCTTGCTGGGCAACGCAGATTTACCCTGCCAGATAGTTTGTATCGCGGGCCGTAATGTGGCGCTGGAGGAAAAAATCTCCCATCTGGCGGCCGGCTTTCGCCAGCCGACGCGCGTGGTCGGTTATACCGACCAGGTGCCACTTTTCATGGCGGCCAGCGATATATTAATCAGCAAAGCGGGTGGGCTCACCTGTGCCGAGGCGCTGGCCAGCGGTTTGCCCATGGTTGTGGTCAGCCCTCTGCCGGGACAGGAAGAGCGCAATGTGCAGTTTTTGGCTACTGTTGGTGCGGCCGTGCATATCAAAAAATTAAGCCACCTCCTGCCCGTGCTGCAGGATATCTTCCGGGTGCCCGATCGTCTGGCGCGTATGGCGGATGTAGCCAGGCGATACGGCCGTCCCCGGGCGGCTTATGATGGCGTGGAGTGCTTGCTGAAAGGTTATGCCGCCAGGAAGAGTATTGTCCGGTAA